A DNA window from Mobula birostris isolate sMobBir1 chromosome 3, sMobBir1.hap1, whole genome shotgun sequence contains the following coding sequences:
- the LOC140195697 gene encoding paraneoplastic antigen Ma1 homolog — MVKAVGKVEIVAQKFDKMAGSDLILVQTSADVTAVGLPASIDDPGGREEERGAQQAGSQAELPAVERRDFRDRVLSFLRNEGKEWSDLENLISPRHPVKVEGSELASALTSLANKAAGSRRKRRVFSGVMPTPEGEKEYEMWVEQTSRSLGEWQCSDDEKRQRLVKSLRGLAADISGVTVNQPSASVAENLEALESAAGMTGSTLELVGEFQNMCQEKGEKLSSYLFQLERRLNYLRRRGGIQVAEVDQLQTDQIAKGTQSQDMIAWGFRQSGKVYPLPHLFS, encoded by the coding sequence ATGGTTAAAGCTGTTGGCAAGGTTGAAATCGTAGCACAaaagtttgataaaatggcaggcTCAGACCTcattttagttcagactagcgctgacgtaACGGCGGTGGGACTGCCAGCGTCTATTGATGACCCAGGTGGCagggaggaagagaggggagCCCAGCAGGCTGGGTCACAAGCTGAGTTGCCCGCAGTTGAGCGCAGAGATTTCAGAGACAGGGTTCTATCGTTTCTGAGgaatgaggggaaagagtggtcggatttggaaaATTTAATTAGTCCCCGTCATCCAGTGAAGGTCGAGGGTTCTGAGTTGGCATCAGCCCTTACCTCCCTGGCGAATAAGGCAGCGGGTTCCCGCCGGAAGCGAAGAGTTTTCTCTGGAGTAATGCCCACCCCGGAGGGGGAAAAGGAGTATGAGATGTGGGTGGAACAGACCTCTCGGTCGTtaggtgagtggcagtgctctgatgacgaaAAGCGACAGAGATTAGTTAAAAGTTTGAGGGGGTTGGCGGCTGATATAAGTGGTGTGACAGTCAACCAGCCCTCTGCTTCCGTTGCTGAGAATCTAGAAGCATTAGAGAGTGCTGCTGGCATGACAGGGAGCACACTGGAGCTCGTGGGGGAGTTCCAAAACATGTgtcaggagaaaggggagaagctTTCCTCGTATCTTTTCCAGCTAGAGAGACGGCTAAATTATTTGCGGCGCCGGGGGGGTATTCAggtggctgaggtggatcagttacaGACGGACCAGATAGCCAAGGGCACCCAGTCTCAGGACATGATTGCTTGGGGTTTCCGGCAGTCTGGTAAAGTGTATCCCCTCCCTcatttgttcagctga